In one Nicotiana tomentosiformis chromosome 6, ASM39032v3, whole genome shotgun sequence genomic region, the following are encoded:
- the LOC138895012 gene encoding uncharacterized mitochondrial protein AtMg00810-like — protein sequence MGSEFEMSMMGELNFFLGLQIKQNPNGTMIHHQKYVKELLKRFKMEDSKEIDTLIATATKLDIDEPDSSVDQKLYRGMIGSLLYLTSSRPDIVISVGLCARFQANPKESHLIVVKRILRYLKGTTDLCLWYLKGSNFNLVGYADADFAGFLVDRKSTVGMAHFLGSCLVSWATKK from the coding sequence atggggagtgaatttgaaatgagcatgatgggtgagcttaatttctttttaggcttacaaattaaacaaaatccaaatggaactatgatccatcatcagaagtatgtaaaagagttgcttaaaaggtttaaaatggaagattccaaagaaattgacactcttattgcaacagctacaaagttggatatagatgaacccgaTTCATCTGTCGATCAGAaattgtataggggaatgattggctcattgttgtatctcacttctagtagacctgacattgtcatcagtgtaggcctttgtgcaagatttcaggcaaatccaaaggagtctcacttgattgttgtcaagagaattttgagatatctaaaaggcaccactgatctttgtctttggtatctaaaaggtagtaatttcaatcttgtgggatatgctgatgctgattttgcaggttttcttgtggatagaaagagcaccgtAGGTATGGcgcactttcttggctcatgtcttgtgtcttgggccaccaaaaagtaa